The Microbacterium luteum genome includes a region encoding these proteins:
- the nhaA gene encoding Na+/H+ antiporter NhaA, with product MNRSGALLLLLATLVAIAWANIADGAYESFWETHLSIGLGDIQIDFTLHALVNDALMAIFFFTVGLEVRREFAIGELTSWRRASVPVFAALAGLAIPAVLFVAVAAGSGYAHAWGVVISTDTAFLVGALALVGPRVPGRLRVFLLALAVVDDIGALSIIAFVYTDSLDVLPLVIAAVGLAGVYATRYLPSGRGPVYATLSIIVWMAFLASGVHPTLAGVAIALLVPVYRPNRRDVEHALELARTFRQSPNTEYARAAANSLRESISVNERLQSAYAPYVAFVILPLFALANAGVVISPEILAGAVTSSLTWGIVVGLAVGKFLGVFGASALMRRFGAGEFGAGLTLDRIAGGGLLCGIGFTISLFIVDIAIDGATAQNEARVGVLVASVIAFVAATVVFRISDAVRPAVETGETLVRPVDPARDHVFGRDDAPYEIVEYGDFQCPFCLKASGSIDDVRRELGDRVRYVWRHAPLTDQHPNALAAAEAAEAAARQGRFPEFLRGLFADQDNQLPSDIVRLADRLGLDVERFERDLTASAVTARVQDDMLDAEAMSISSVPTFFVNGRRHRGPYDARSLIRALQETESADAAVEPG from the coding sequence ATGAACCGCTCCGGAGCACTCCTGCTCCTGCTGGCCACCCTCGTCGCCATCGCCTGGGCAAATATCGCCGACGGCGCATACGAGTCATTCTGGGAGACGCACCTGTCGATCGGGCTCGGCGACATTCAGATCGACTTCACGCTGCATGCGCTCGTCAACGACGCGCTGATGGCGATCTTCTTCTTCACCGTCGGCCTCGAGGTTCGTCGCGAGTTCGCGATCGGCGAGCTGACCAGCTGGCGCCGGGCGAGCGTGCCGGTCTTCGCCGCGCTCGCGGGCCTCGCCATCCCCGCCGTGCTGTTCGTCGCGGTCGCCGCCGGCTCCGGCTACGCGCACGCGTGGGGTGTCGTCATCTCCACAGACACGGCCTTCCTCGTCGGTGCTCTCGCGCTCGTGGGACCGCGCGTTCCCGGACGCCTGCGCGTGTTCCTCCTCGCGCTCGCTGTCGTCGACGACATCGGCGCGCTCAGCATCATCGCGTTCGTCTACACCGACAGTCTCGACGTGCTCCCGCTGGTCATCGCGGCCGTGGGCTTGGCCGGCGTCTATGCCACCCGCTATCTGCCGAGCGGACGCGGCCCGGTCTACGCGACCTTGTCGATCATCGTGTGGATGGCCTTCCTCGCCTCCGGTGTGCACCCCACCCTGGCGGGCGTCGCCATCGCCCTCCTCGTTCCCGTCTATCGTCCGAATCGGCGCGACGTCGAACACGCCCTGGAACTGGCACGCACCTTCCGGCAGTCCCCGAACACCGAGTACGCCCGGGCGGCGGCGAACAGCCTGCGCGAATCGATCTCGGTCAACGAGCGGCTGCAGAGCGCCTACGCCCCATACGTTGCCTTCGTCATCCTGCCCCTGTTCGCCCTCGCGAACGCCGGGGTGGTCATCAGTCCCGAGATCCTCGCCGGCGCGGTGACCTCCTCGCTCACGTGGGGCATCGTCGTCGGCCTGGCGGTGGGGAAGTTCCTCGGCGTGTTCGGGGCTTCCGCGCTCATGCGCCGATTCGGCGCCGGCGAGTTCGGTGCCGGGCTCACCCTCGACCGGATTGCCGGCGGGGGCCTGCTGTGCGGCATCGGCTTCACGATCTCGCTCTTCATCGTCGACATCGCCATCGACGGCGCGACGGCGCAGAACGAAGCACGCGTGGGCGTGCTCGTCGCCTCTGTCATCGCCTTCGTGGCGGCCACGGTCGTGTTCCGGATCTCCGACGCCGTGCGCCCCGCTGTGGAGACGGGTGAGACCCTCGTGCGCCCGGTCGATCCCGCCCGCGACCATGTGTTCGGGCGCGACGACGCTCCCTACGAGATCGTCGAGTACGGCGACTTCCAGTGCCCGTTCTGCCTCAAGGCCTCGGGGTCGATCGACGACGTGCGCCGCGAACTCGGGGACCGGGTGCGCTACGTGTGGCGGCATGCGCCGTTGACCGATCAGCACCCGAACGCCCTCGCGGCGGCCGAGGCGGCCGAGGCCGCCGCGCGACAGGGGAGGTTCCCGGAGTTCCTGCGCGGTCTGTTCGCCGACCAGGACAACCAGCTGCCCTCCGACATCGTGCGTCTGGCGGACCGCCTCGGGCTCGACGTGGAGCGTTTCGAACGCGACCTCACCGCATCCGCGGTCACCGCGCGGGTGCAGGATGACATGCTCGACGCCGAGGCGATGTCGATCTCCTCGGTTCCGACGTTCTTCGTCAACGGCCGTCGCCATCGTGGTCCCTACGACGCGCGCAGCCTCATCCGCGCCTTGCAGGAGACCGAGAGTGCCGATGCGGCGGTGGAGCCCGGCTGA
- a CDS encoding alpha/beta fold hydrolase, producing MAGRLVQLSGGRALGVSGFGDALAQRAVVMCHPAPGGGGFDPDPTVSTHWGARIVGIDRPGYGASDAWRAGERPSFATHADDIAQYLSRIESSTSRISAMELGPFGVVGWGLGGYAALALASRHPHLVDRVALVDVPDPGRVARERAPQPPFRVADVGIAPAEPAFESTAAGRRIRRMLDAAATQGAAGMQGDYAAAADDDWQRRLRDIRADVLLVYGDQHPTVDAHLDGRRLRRRLPRARVVRVEAGTGLSITTHWPSILNHVAPRHGGVSPTLRDGAP from the coding sequence ATGGCAGGACGACTGGTGCAGCTTTCCGGCGGACGCGCGCTCGGGGTGAGCGGCTTCGGCGATGCCCTCGCGCAGCGTGCGGTGGTGATGTGCCATCCCGCTCCCGGCGGCGGCGGGTTCGATCCCGATCCCACCGTCTCGACCCACTGGGGCGCGCGGATCGTCGGGATCGACCGGCCGGGCTACGGAGCATCCGACGCCTGGCGTGCGGGCGAGCGCCCCTCCTTCGCGACCCACGCCGACGACATCGCCCAGTACCTCTCGCGAATCGAGAGCAGCACCTCGCGCATCTCGGCGATGGAACTCGGACCGTTCGGCGTGGTGGGCTGGGGCCTCGGCGGATACGCCGCCCTCGCTCTCGCGTCGCGGCACCCGCACCTGGTGGACCGGGTGGCGCTCGTCGACGTTCCCGACCCTGGCCGGGTCGCCCGCGAGCGCGCGCCGCAGCCGCCGTTCCGGGTGGCCGACGTCGGCATCGCTCCCGCCGAGCCCGCCTTCGAGTCGACCGCGGCCGGTCGCCGCATCCGCCGGATGCTGGATGCCGCGGCGACGCAAGGCGCCGCCGGGATGCAGGGCGATTATGCGGCAGCGGCCGACGACGACTGGCAGCGGCGGCTCCGCGACATCCGCGCCGACGTGCTGCTCGTCTACGGCGACCAGCACCCGACGGTGGATGCGCATCTCGACGGCCGCCGCCTGCGCCGCCGGCTTCCCCGTGCCCGGGTTGTGCGCGTCGAGGCGGGCACGGGCCTGTCGATCACGACGCACTGGCCGAGCATCCTGAACCACGTCGCCCCACGCCACGGCGGCGTCTCGCCCACTCTGCGCGACGGCGCACCGTAA
- the chrA gene encoding chromate efflux transporter, with translation MSSDGPLANADVPTPPPRPRGSVAEVFLAFLKLGLTSFGGPIAHLGYFRDELVTRRRWIDDRAYADLVALCQFLPGPASSQVGFGLGMLRAGAGGALAAFVAFTLPSAVLMIAFASVGTAVGGPVGAGVLDGLKVVAVAVVAQAVWGMAHALAPDRQRAGIAVGAAVVVVLLPSSLAQIGVIVVGALVGLWLCRASVDAAGPAAVFPVTRTVGWLCLATFVVLLAGLPLLAATTGSGAVDLVDAFYRAGALVFGGGHVVLPLLEAEVVVPGWVSPDAFLAGYGVAQAMPGPLFTFAGYLGAVSSVGPGGVAGGVLALVAIFLPGFLLLTGVLPFWNDLRRRAGARAAMAGANAAVVGILAAALYDPVFVTAVTGPATFALALVCFVLLVAFRLPPWMVVLVGAGGGIVVAFS, from the coding sequence GTGTCATCCGACGGGCCCCTTGCGAACGCCGACGTGCCCACCCCTCCTCCCCGTCCTCGCGGATCGGTGGCAGAGGTGTTCCTGGCTTTCCTGAAGCTCGGCCTCACATCCTTCGGTGGCCCGATCGCGCACCTCGGATACTTCCGCGACGAGCTCGTCACGCGGCGTCGCTGGATCGATGACCGAGCGTACGCGGACCTCGTCGCGCTGTGCCAGTTCCTGCCGGGGCCGGCATCCAGTCAGGTCGGGTTCGGTCTCGGGATGCTCCGCGCCGGCGCGGGAGGTGCGCTCGCGGCGTTCGTCGCCTTCACGCTGCCGTCAGCGGTGCTCATGATCGCCTTCGCGTCCGTGGGCACGGCCGTGGGCGGACCGGTCGGTGCCGGTGTGCTCGATGGCCTGAAGGTGGTCGCGGTCGCCGTGGTCGCGCAGGCGGTGTGGGGGATGGCGCATGCCCTCGCTCCCGATCGGCAGCGCGCCGGAATCGCCGTCGGAGCTGCCGTCGTCGTGGTGCTGCTGCCGAGCTCGCTCGCGCAGATCGGCGTGATCGTCGTCGGGGCACTGGTCGGGCTGTGGCTCTGCCGTGCTTCGGTCGACGCGGCGGGGCCGGCGGCAGTGTTCCCCGTGACGCGCACGGTCGGCTGGCTGTGCCTGGCGACCTTCGTCGTGCTGCTCGCCGGGCTCCCGCTGCTCGCGGCGACGACCGGGTCGGGCGCGGTCGATCTGGTCGATGCCTTCTACCGTGCCGGTGCGCTCGTCTTCGGCGGCGGACACGTCGTGCTGCCGCTGCTGGAGGCCGAGGTCGTCGTGCCCGGCTGGGTGTCGCCCGACGCCTTCCTCGCCGGCTACGGGGTCGCCCAGGCGATGCCGGGCCCGCTCTTCACGTTCGCCGGCTACCTCGGCGCGGTCTCGTCGGTCGGGCCCGGTGGCGTCGCGGGCGGCGTGCTCGCCCTCGTGGCGATCTTCCTGCCCGGCTTCCTGCTGCTCACCGGCGTCCTGCCGTTCTGGAACGACCTCCGGCGGCGCGCGGGCGCACGCGCGGCGATGGCGGGTGCCAACGCCGCCGTGGTCGGCATCCTCGCCGCCGCCCTCTACGATCCGGTGTTCGTCACGGCCGTGACCGGACCCGCGACGTTCGCGCTCGCGCTGGTGTGCTTCGTTCTGCTCGTCGCGTTCCGGCTCCCGCCCTGGATGGTGGTGCTCGTCGGCGCGGGCGGCGGCATCGTCGTCGCGTTCAGCTGA
- a CDS encoding ATP-dependent DNA ligase — protein MGKFIYENSVKVDFEDRALAHLQTVITGKLRRGESFTFTWKDDSSIGDGRTTVWMHANCSLVYKYYGSRRAQLNGAWLEALSYTANSPGGLHLVPEPSADGGKVLSKNGRDHEAH, from the coding sequence ATGGGGAAATTCATCTACGAGAACAGCGTGAAGGTCGACTTCGAGGACCGCGCGCTCGCGCACCTGCAGACGGTGATCACCGGAAAGCTGCGTCGCGGCGAGAGCTTCACGTTCACCTGGAAGGACGATTCCAGCATCGGCGACGGGCGCACCACGGTGTGGATGCACGCCAACTGCTCGCTGGTCTACAAGTACTACGGCAGTCGCCGCGCGCAGCTGAACGGCGCATGGCTGGAGGCGCTGTCCTACACGGCGAACTCCCCGGGCGGCTTGCACCTCGTTCCCGAGCCCTCGGCGGACGGCGGCAAGGTGTTGTCGAAGAACGGTCGTGACCATGAAGCGCATTGA